GGCGAACGCCGGCGGAACCGTCATCGGGAACGGGTGGAACGTGTTCACGTCCGTGTTCTCACCCGGCGACTTCAACGGAGACCGGCGCGTGGACATCATCGGAGTGAGGCCGGACGGGATGATGTCGTTGTACTCCGGCAATGGCTCGGGTGGATGGACGTCACCGACCGGACAGATGATCGGTTCGGGCTGGGGTCACTTCACCAAGGTCCTCAGCCCGGGCGATTTCAGCGGCGACGCGAAAGCCGACGTGCTCGCGGTCACCCCGGCAGGCGCACTCCGCCTGTACACCGGCAACGGCTCGGGGAGCTGGGCTGACCCGCGCGGCGTCCTCATCGGGTCGGAATGGGACCAGTTCATCACCTTGACGAGCTCTGGAGACTTCACCGGTGATGGAGCCGCAGACGTCCTCGGGATCACCGAGAGCGGTGTGCTCCGTCTCTACCGCGGCAACGGCGCCGGCGGCTGGGGAACTCACTCCGGGGATCAGATCGGAACCGGTTGGCACTGATCAGCCGGTCGTGCGACCCGCGACGACTCGAGCGATGGCGCTGATCGCGGTCTGAAGTCGCGCCGGATGGTGGCCGGCGTAGTTGATGATGAGCCCGGGTGCGCCCGAACCTGCGTAATGCCTGCTCAGGGGCTGGACGATGACGCCCTCGGCACGGGCATCGGCTGCGACGTGTTCGTCGTCGAGCTGCTCGGGGAGTCTCACGACGAGGTGAAGACCCGCCGCAACGCCTCCGATGTGCAGGGCTGGGATCGACTCGCGGATGGCCGTGACCGCCGCGTCGCGCCGCACCCGGTGCCGGCTGCGCATGACGCGCAGGTGTCGTTCGAGTGTGCCGTTCGCGAGGAGGAGCGCGAGCGTCAGTTGCGGCAATGCCGGAGAGCCGAGGTCGGTGGCCCAGCGCAACTCGACGAGCTCCCGGTGGAGGTGCGCCGGCGGCACGAGCCAGCCGAGTCGCAGTGCCGGGGCGAGGGTCTTGGACAGGCTCGCGGTGTAGGCGACCGCGTCGGGAGCGAGCGGCTGCACGGCACGGACCGGCCTGCGATCGTAGCGGTACTCGGCGTCGTAGTCGTCTTCGATGATCAGGTTCTCGCCGTCGCGCGTCCAGGCGACCAGCTCACGCCGCCGGTCCGGCGAAAGCACGACTCCGGTGGGGTATTGGTGCGCCGGGGTCACGAGCACCGCGTGCGCGCCTGATTCGGCGAGCGATCGCGTTTCGATCCCGTCGTCGTCGACGGGCACGGGGCTGACGTCGGGCATCCAGTAGTGCAGGATTCGTCGGCTCCCCTCGGCGCTCGGATCCTCGACGGCGACGGTGGTGTGGCCGTTGGTGCGCAGGACCTGCGCGAGCAGGCTGACCGCCCCGGTCACGCCGGCCGTGACGATGATGCGATCCGGAGGCGCCGTGACGCCGCGTGAACGGCTGAGCCATCCGCTCAGCTCCCGCCTGAGCTCCTCGACACCCTCGGGCCTCCCATACCCGAGCTGACGCGTGGTGGCAGTCGACAGCGCCTCGTTCTCTGCGCGCAACCAGGCGGTCCGCGGGAACGACGCGAGGTCGGGCAACCCTGCAGCCAGGTCGATGACGTCGAGGCTGCGGGGCGCGTCGATTCCGGCCGAACCGCTTCTGTCCTCGGCGTGCCGTACGTGCCCGGATGCTGCCGGCGGGTGCTGCGCCTGCGCGACGACGATCGTGCCGGCGCGCGCGTTCCCATCGATGAGCCCCTCCTCGGTGAGCCGCCGGTACGCCTCGACCACCGTGCCGCGCGAGAACCTCAGGTCGGCTGCGAGAACCCGTGTCGGCGGCAGCCGAGAGCCGGTCACCAGCACGTGACCGAGCACCGCCTCGCGGATGCGGGCCGTGAGCCAGTCGGTCCGCGCACCTCGTGCCACTTGCCGGGGATCGAGTTGGAGGAAGTCCGAGCCATCCATTGGACCAATGTACTGCGTGGGCTTTGGCTCTATGGAGAGGGCCATCGCTCCAGCACGCTGGAATGCATGAGGTCTGTCGCTGCATCCGAACCGTCCCTTCGGCTCGGGCTGTGGTGGGGCGCGTGGCCGGGTCTGGCCGGGATGGTGCTGCTCGGCAGCAGCGTCGCCGTCATCGACGCGACGCAGCACCTCCCCGTGCTCGGCGTGCAAGCGGCTCGCTATGCCGTCGCGGCGGTCGCCCTCGTGGTCATGGCACGCGCCTTCGGCATCCGGCTCGTGCTTCCTCGACGTGGCGACATCGGCTGGGTCATCGGTGGTGCGATGTCGGGGCTGGTGGCCTTCAACCTCGCGACGATCGTCGGGACCCGCCATGCCGAGCCGGGCCTGCTCGGAGCGGCGGTCGCCTGCATCCCCGTCGCGCTCGCGGTCGCCGGACCGCTCAGCCAGCGCCGGCGACCCTCGCCCCGCGTGATGACGGGCGCGATCATCGTCAGCATCGGCGCCGTCGCCGTCACCGGTTGGGGACGAGGCGACGTGATCGGCATCCTGATGGCCGCCGCGCTCATCGCGTGCGAGACGGGCTTCACGCTCCTGGGAGCCCGCGCCCTTCCGCGCATGGGACCGTGGAGCTACTCGGCCGCCACCGCGGTGGTCGCCGCGATCATCTTCGCGGTGCTCGCCGCGATCATCGAACGGACAACCCCTGCGTCGTTCGCCGAGCCCGCGACCGTGGCCGCGATCCTCTACCTCGGTGCGGTCGCAACCGCGGTCGCGTTCGTGCTCTGGTTCACCGGCGTCCAGCGTCTTGGCCCGGGAACTGTCGGACTCTGTGCCGGCATCGCGGCCCCGGCGGCCGCGCTCATCGCATCCCTCCTCGGAGCGCCGCTGCCGTCGTTCGGGGCCTGGCTCGGCATGGCCGTCATCGCCGTCGGCCTCGTCATCGGGTTCCTGCCGTGGTCACGCCGCCCGTTCTTCCCGACATCCCGTCGCGACCAGCTCATCGAGAGGAACACATGACGAGACAGTTCACACATTCCGAGCACGTGTGGCAGCGGTTCCCCCGTCTGGCCGCAGCATCCCTCATCGTCGAGGCTGTCCACCATGACGTCGAGGTCGAGGACGCGGTCGATGGATACCTCACCGCTGCCTGCGAACGCGCTGCCGGCATGCCCGAGAGCGAGCTCGCCGCGATCCGGGCCTGGCGCCGCGCCTATGCGCAGATGGGACTCAAACCCACGCAGTTCCGAAGTGCAGCCGAGTCGCTGCTCCGCCGGCTTCGCACCCACGGCGAACTGCCGCGGATGCATCCGCTCGTCGACCTCTGCAATGCGGTCTCCGCAGCGCACGCCATTCCGATCGCCGTGCTCGACCTGGACCGCGTCGACGGAGACCTCACCGTAGGTCCCGCAACTGGCGTCGAGACGTACGTCACGTTCTCGGGAGAGATCGAGCACCCGGCCGCCGGCGAGATCGTCTACGCCGACCGCGCGGGATACGCCCACTCACGACGCTGGGTCACCCGCCAGAGCGGCCGCTCGGCCATCGGCCCGAGAACCACACGCGCACTCATCGTCGCCGAGGCCGTTCACGACTCCGCGGAAGCGGATGTCGACCGCGTGCTCAGCGCCCTCACCGAAGAGATCGCGGCCCACTGGGGCACCACCCCGTTGCATCGGCGACTCTCGAAGGGTGATCCGGGGATCGCGCTCGATGCCGGGGTCGCGGAACACGGCTAGCCGGCCGCCTGGTGCGCGTGGGGCCCTGCGTGGCAGCGGCTCGACCGGCTCGGCTGGATCGGCGAACCGCGCCAGCGCTGACGGTGCTCCCGCTGGGACTCGAACCCAGACTAGGGCGAGTTTAAGTCGCCTGCCTCTGCCGATTGGGCTACGGGAGCGCGGCGCCGCACGATGCGGCGCCGCGATCCACACTACTTCGCGGCGACGGGTTCCGCCTGGGCCTTGGCGTCGGCCTTCGACCCGGCCTTCTCGTTCGCCGGCTTCGCAGCACCATTCTTCGAACCGGATGACGCGATCTGGCCGGTCGGCGCCGGTGCAGCCGCGGCCGGCGGCTTCGGACGAGCGGCGAACTGCTCGAACTGCGCGCGCGGCGACTGCACCGCGGAGAGCGAGACGATGTCGCGGCCGAGCCAGAAGTTGTTCCACCAGCCCCAGAACACGCGGAACTTGCGCTCCCAGCTGGGCATCGCGAGGCCGTGGTAGCCGCGGTGCGCGAACCAGGCGATGAGGCCCTTCAGCGCGATCTTGCCCGACTGGAACACGCCCGAGCCGATGCCGAGACCGGCGACCGCACCGAGGTTCTTGTGGAAGTACTCCTTCGGCTCCTCACCACGGAGCACGGCGACGATGTTCTTCGCGAGCAGCTTGCCCTGGCGCACCGCGTGCTGTGCGTTCGGCACGCAGTACCCGCCGACACCGCCGCCCGTGAGGTCGGGGACCGCGGCGATGTCGCCGGCTGCCCACGCGTCGGGCACGAAGTCGTCCTCGTCGCCGATGCGGAGGTCGGCGCGGGCCTTGAGCCGGCCGCGCTCCTCGACGGGGAGGTCGCTCGAGCGCACGATGGCCGGATTGGCCATGACGCCCGCGGTCCAGACGATGAGGTCGGACTCGAAGGACTCGCCGGTGGAGAGTTCGATGACGCCGTCGACGGCGCTCGAGAGCTGGGTGTCGAGGTGGATCTCGGCGCCGCGCTGCGCGAGGTGCTTGATGACCCAGTGGCTCGTCTCGAGCGACACCTCGGGCATGATGCGGCCCATCGCCTCGATGAGGTGGAAGTGCGTCTCGTCGAAGGTGAGCTGCGGGTAGTACTCGAGCAGCGCGCTCGCGAAGGAGCGGAGCTCGCCGAAGACCTCGATGCCGGCGAAGCCGCCGCCGACCACCACGAACGTGAGCAGGCGCTCGCGCTCGGGGCCGGGCGGGAGGTT
The Agromyces albus DNA segment above includes these coding regions:
- the pdxR gene encoding MocR-like pyridoxine biosynthesis transcription factor PdxR produces the protein MDGSDFLQLDPRQVARGARTDWLTARIREAVLGHVLVTGSRLPPTRVLAADLRFSRGTVVEAYRRLTEEGLIDGNARAGTIVVAQAQHPPAASGHVRHAEDRSGSAGIDAPRSLDVIDLAAGLPDLASFPRTAWLRAENEALSTATTRQLGYGRPEGVEELRRELSGWLSRSRGVTAPPDRIIVTAGVTGAVSLLAQVLRTNGHTTVAVEDPSAEGSRRILHYWMPDVSPVPVDDDGIETRSLAESGAHAVLVTPAHQYPTGVVLSPDRRRELVAWTRDGENLIIEDDYDAEYRYDRRPVRAVQPLAPDAVAYTASLSKTLAPALRLGWLVPPAHLHRELVELRWATDLGSPALPQLTLALLLANGTLERHLRVMRSRHRVRRDAAVTAIRESIPALHIGGVAAGLHLVVRLPEQLDDEHVAADARAEGVIVQPLSRHYAGSGAPGLIINYAGHHPARLQTAISAIARVVAGRTTG
- a CDS encoding DMT family transporter; translated protein: MRSVAASEPSLRLGLWWGAWPGLAGMVLLGSSVAVIDATQHLPVLGVQAARYAVAAVALVVMARAFGIRLVLPRRGDIGWVIGGAMSGLVAFNLATIVGTRHAEPGLLGAAVACIPVALAVAGPLSQRRRPSPRVMTGAIIVSIGAVAVTGWGRGDVIGILMAAALIACETGFTLLGARALPRMGPWSYSAATAVVAAIIFAVLAAIIERTTPASFAEPATVAAILYLGAVATAVAFVLWFTGVQRLGPGTVGLCAGIAAPAAALIASLLGAPLPSFGAWLGMAVIAVGLVIGFLPWSRRPFFPTSRRDQLIERNT
- a CDS encoding B3/B4 domain-containing protein, which encodes MTRQFTHSEHVWQRFPRLAAASLIVEAVHHDVEVEDAVDGYLTAACERAAGMPESELAAIRAWRRAYAQMGLKPTQFRSAAESLLRRLRTHGELPRMHPLVDLCNAVSAAHAIPIAVLDLDRVDGDLTVGPATGVETYVTFSGEIEHPAAGEIVYADRAGYAHSRRWVTRQSGRSAIGPRTTRALIVAEAVHDSAEADVDRVLSALTEEIAAHWGTTPLHRRLSKGDPGIALDAGVAEHG
- a CDS encoding NAD(P)/FAD-dependent oxidoreductase — protein: MPKILIVGGGYAGFYTAWKLEKWLRPGEAEVTIVDPLPYMTYQPFLPEVAAGSIEPRHSVVSQRRHLKKTSVVTAKVTRIDHAAKTATITPELGEPWEFEYDVIVVTGGAVSRTFPIPGIAENAIGLKSIEEAVAIRDRVLTNFDKASNLPPGPERERLLTFVVVGGGFAGIEVFGELRSFASALLEYYPQLTFDETHFHLIEAMGRIMPEVSLETSHWVIKHLAQRGAEIHLDTQLSSAVDGVIELSTGESFESDLIVWTAGVMANPAIVRSSDLPVEERGRLKARADLRIGDEDDFVPDAWAAGDIAAVPDLTGGGVGGYCVPNAQHAVRQGKLLAKNIVAVLRGEEPKEYFHKNLGAVAGLGIGSGVFQSGKIALKGLIAWFAHRGYHGLAMPSWERKFRVFWGWWNNFWLGRDIVSLSAVQSPRAQFEQFAARPKPPAAAAPAPTGQIASSGSKNGAAKPANEKAGSKADAKAQAEPVAAK